Proteins encoded together in one Mycobacterium noviomagense window:
- the treY gene encoding malto-oligosyltrehalose synthase has product MGFPVLSTYRLQLRGPDSGFGFTFADAEELLDYLDELGISHVYLSPVMTAVHGSAHGYDVTDPTRVSAELGGAEGLARLSAAARARGMGLVVDIVPNHVGIDKPEQNPWWWDVLTHGRSSRYARFFDIDWDLGDGRVILPLLGSDDDIADLQVDGDRLRLGDLALPIAPGTGEGTGAEVHERQHYRLVGWRNGICGYRRFFSITSLAGLRQEDRAVFDAWHAEVARWFADNLVDGVRIDHPDGLTDPVEYLAWLRELVGPDAWIVIEKILAVDEALEPTLPVAGTTGYDVLREVGGVFLDPTGAAEMTALFDSAGGDYQQIPARLRDVKATVATDTLASELARLRRCIVATTGADHPRLPEAVAALLGYIDVYRCDYPGLSATLPRSLAETEAATADLGPPLQILAAAVSQGGEAAARLQQLCGAVTAKAVEDCMFYRDARLVSLNEVGGEPQRFGVGAAEFHQSAATRARHWPHTMTTLTTHDTKRGEDVRARIGVLSQVPSLWREFVTRWERLAPSPDVATGLFLWQNIFGVWPVNGRVTAELRERLHGYTEKAIREAGSQTSWHDPNAEFEKAVHSWLDTVLDGAVARELTQLVGQLNMHAENDALGQKLLALTVPGTPDIYQGTELWDDSLVDPDNRRPVDYAVRRDALKSLQHRKIRVVAAALRLRRARPDTFLRGGYHPLLATGTAADHVVAFRRGEDVVVAVTRWTFQLDEAGWGDTAVPLPDGLWTDTLSGATFSGAIPAPELFAELPVVLLERADA; this is encoded by the coding sequence ATGGGTTTTCCGGTACTGTCGACCTACCGGTTACAGCTGCGCGGGCCCGACAGCGGGTTCGGCTTCACCTTTGCCGACGCCGAGGAGCTGCTGGACTATCTCGACGAGCTCGGGATATCGCATGTCTACCTCTCCCCCGTCATGACCGCGGTCCACGGCTCGGCGCACGGCTACGACGTCACCGATCCGACGAGGGTCTCAGCCGAACTCGGTGGCGCCGAAGGTTTGGCGCGGCTGTCGGCCGCGGCGCGAGCGCGCGGGATGGGGCTGGTGGTCGACATCGTGCCCAACCACGTCGGGATCGACAAGCCCGAGCAGAACCCGTGGTGGTGGGACGTATTGACGCACGGCCGGTCGTCGCGCTACGCGAGGTTCTTCGATATCGACTGGGATCTCGGTGATGGCCGGGTCATCTTGCCGCTGTTGGGTTCCGACGACGACATCGCGGACCTGCAAGTCGACGGCGACCGGTTGCGACTCGGTGACCTGGCGTTGCCCATCGCACCCGGCACCGGTGAGGGCACCGGAGCGGAAGTCCACGAACGCCAGCACTACCGGCTGGTCGGGTGGCGAAACGGCATCTGCGGTTACCGGCGGTTTTTCTCGATCACGTCGCTGGCCGGGTTACGTCAGGAAGATCGGGCGGTGTTCGATGCGTGGCATGCCGAGGTCGCCCGCTGGTTCGCCGACAATCTCGTCGACGGTGTGCGCATCGATCACCCCGACGGGTTGACCGATCCCGTCGAGTATTTGGCGTGGTTGCGTGAATTGGTCGGGCCGGACGCCTGGATTGTGATCGAGAAGATCCTAGCCGTCGACGAGGCGTTGGAGCCCACCCTGCCGGTGGCCGGCACCACTGGCTACGACGTACTGCGGGAAGTCGGCGGGGTTTTCCTCGATCCGACCGGCGCCGCCGAGATGACGGCACTGTTCGACTCCGCCGGTGGCGACTATCAGCAGATCCCGGCGCGGTTGCGCGACGTCAAGGCCACCGTCGCCACCGACACCCTGGCGAGCGAGCTGGCCAGACTGCGCCGCTGCATCGTGGCGACCACCGGAGCCGATCATCCGCGACTACCCGAGGCGGTCGCCGCGCTGCTGGGCTACATCGACGTCTACCGCTGCGACTATCCGGGGCTCTCCGCGACACTACCCAGGTCGCTGGCCGAAACCGAGGCCGCGACAGCGGACTTGGGCCCGCCGCTGCAGATCCTCGCCGCAGCTGTGTCCCAAGGCGGCGAAGCGGCGGCCCGGCTGCAACAACTGTGCGGCGCGGTGACGGCCAAGGCCGTCGAGGACTGCATGTTCTACCGCGATGCCCGGCTGGTGTCGCTGAACGAGGTCGGCGGCGAGCCGCAGCGGTTCGGCGTGGGCGCAGCAGAGTTCCACCAAAGCGCGGCCACGCGGGCCCGCCACTGGCCGCACACCATGACCACTCTCACCACCCACGACACCAAGCGCGGCGAGGACGTCCGCGCCCGCATCGGCGTGCTCTCCCAGGTACCCTCGCTGTGGCGGGAGTTCGTCACCCGCTGGGAGCGCCTTGCGCCCTCTCCTGATGTCGCGACTGGACTGTTTCTGTGGCAGAACATCTTCGGCGTGTGGCCGGTCAACGGGAGGGTCACGGCTGAGCTGCGCGAGCGGCTGCACGGCTACACCGAGAAAGCGATCCGGGAAGCGGGATCACAGACGTCGTGGCACGACCCGAATGCCGAGTTCGAGAAGGCGGTGCATTCCTGGCTCGACACCGTGCTGGACGGGGCGGTGGCGCGCGAGCTGACCCAGCTGGTCGGCCAACTCAACATGCACGCCGAAAACGACGCGCTGGGGCAGAAGCTGCTCGCGCTGACGGTACCCGGCACACCGGACATCTATCAGGGCACCGAATTGTGGGACGACAGCCTTGTCGATCCGGACAACCGGCGGCCGGTGGACTACGCGGTGCGCCGTGATGCGTTAAAATCCTTGCAGCACCGCAAAATTCGGGTGGTCGCCGCGGCGCTGCGACTACGTCGCGCACGTCCCGATACGTTCCTGCGCGGCGGTTACCATCCGCTACTGGCCACGGGCACGGCCGCCGACCACGTCGTGGCGTTTCGCCGCGGTGAAGATGTCGTGGTGGCCGTCACCCGCTGGACTTTTCAGCTCGACGAAGCGGGTTGGGGTGATACCGCCGTGCCGCTACCCGATGGGCTGTGGACCGACACGCTGAGCGGCGCGACATTCAGCGGCGCGATACCGGCCCCTGAGCTGTTCGCCGAGCTGCCCGTGGTGCTGTTAGAGCGCGCCGATGCCTGA
- a CDS encoding 8-amino-7-oxononanoate synthase encodes MTQAETDTSPLAWLDAVEEQRREAGLRRSLRPRPAVATELDLASNDYLGLSQHPDVIDGGVQALRTWGAGSTGSRLVTGDTELHQELEATLAEFVGAATGLVFSSGYTANLGAVVGLSGPDSLLVSDAYSHASLVDACRLSRARVVVTPHRDVDAAEAALASRDEERAVVVTDSVFSADGALAPLQQLHEVCRRHRALLIVDEAHGLGVRGAGGRGLLHECGLAGMSDVVMTTTLSKALGSQGGVVLGSAAVRDHLIDAARSFIFDTGLAPAAVGAALAALRVLAAEPWRPEAVLRHARFLAEICDVPQVPESAVVSVILGDPEVAVAAATACLDAGVRVGCFRPPTVPAGTSRLRLTARASLDRDELALAEKVLTGVLSVARR; translated from the coding sequence ATGACTCAGGCTGAGACCGACACGTCACCGCTGGCCTGGCTCGATGCGGTGGAAGAGCAGCGCCGAGAAGCCGGGCTGCGGCGCTCGCTGCGGCCACGCCCGGCGGTGGCTACCGAGCTGGACCTGGCCTCTAACGACTACCTCGGTTTGTCCCAGCATCCCGACGTCATCGACGGCGGGGTGCAGGCGCTGCGCACCTGGGGCGCCGGTTCCACCGGTTCACGGCTGGTCACCGGCGACACCGAGCTGCACCAGGAACTCGAGGCGACGCTGGCCGAATTCGTCGGCGCCGCAACGGGTTTGGTGTTCTCATCGGGATACACCGCCAATCTCGGCGCGGTGGTGGGGTTGTCGGGTCCGGACTCGCTGCTGGTGTCGGATGCCTATTCGCACGCCTCGCTGGTCGATGCCTGCCGACTGTCGCGGGCCCGGGTGGTGGTGACGCCACACCGCGACGTCGACGCCGCGGAGGCGGCGTTGGCCTCGCGGGACGAGGAGCGCGCGGTCGTCGTCACCGACTCGGTGTTTTCCGCCGACGGCGCGCTGGCGCCGCTGCAGCAGTTGCACGAGGTGTGTCGGCGACACCGCGCCCTGCTCATCGTCGACGAAGCCCACGGTCTGGGTGTGCGCGGTGCCGGCGGGCGAGGCCTGCTGCACGAGTGCGGGTTGGCCGGGATGTCCGACGTCGTGATGACGACGACGCTGTCCAAGGCGCTCGGCAGCCAAGGTGGGGTGGTGCTGGGATCGGCCGCGGTGCGGGATCACCTGATCGACGCCGCCCGGTCGTTCATCTTCGACACCGGCCTGGCGCCCGCCGCAGTGGGCGCGGCACTGGCGGCGCTGCGTGTGCTGGCGGCTGAACCGTGGCGGCCGGAGGCGGTGCTGCGGCATGCCCGCTTCTTGGCCGAGATCTGCGACGTGCCGCAGGTGCCGGAGTCGGCGGTCGTGTCGGTGATCCTCGGCGACCCGGAGGTGGCGGTGGCGGCGGCGACCGCCTGCCTGGACGCCGGGGTGCGGGTGGGCTGCTTCCGGCCGCCGACCGTGCCGGCCGGGACGTCGCGGCTGCGGCTCACCGCGCGGGCGTCGTTGGATCGCGACGAGCTCGCACTGGCCGAGAAGGTGCTGACCGGCGTGCTGTCCGTGGCACGGCGGTGA
- the bioD gene encoding dethiobiotin synthase: MTILVVTGTDTGVGKTVACAALACHARQAGVDVAVCKPVQTGTDTGDDDLADVARLSGVTELAGLARYPQPLAPVAAAHNAGMSLPTGDEIVALVRGIDRPARLTLVEGAGGLLVELARHGITLRDLAVELAAAVLVVARAELGTLNHTALTLEALAAQGLSCDGLVIGSWPARPEAVHTFNRCALAKLAVVRAVLPAGAGAMGAADFAAMSARAFDPDWVSALVG, encoded by the coding sequence GTGACGATCCTGGTCGTAACCGGCACCGACACCGGAGTTGGCAAGACGGTCGCGTGTGCGGCGCTGGCCTGCCACGCGCGGCAAGCCGGCGTCGACGTGGCGGTGTGCAAACCGGTGCAGACCGGAACCGATACCGGCGACGACGACCTCGCCGACGTGGCCCGGTTGTCCGGGGTCACCGAGCTGGCCGGACTAGCCCGCTATCCGCAGCCGTTGGCCCCCGTGGCCGCCGCCCATAACGCCGGCATGAGCCTGCCGACTGGTGACGAGATCGTCGCGCTGGTCCGCGGCATCGATCGCCCGGCACGGTTGACCCTGGTCGAAGGCGCCGGCGGGCTGCTGGTCGAGCTGGCGCGACACGGCATCACCTTGCGCGACCTCGCCGTCGAGCTGGCCGCTGCGGTGCTGGTCGTCGCCCGCGCCGAGCTGGGCACCCTCAACCACACTGCGCTGACTCTGGAAGCCCTTGCTGCACAAGGCCTTTCGTGTGACGGACTGGTGATTGGCAGCTGGCCGGCTCGCCCCGAGGCTGTGCACACCTTCAATCGGTGCGCGCTGGCGAAGCTGGCAGTAGTGCGGGCCGTGCTGCCTGCCGGGGCCGGGGCGATGGGCGCCGCGGATTTCGCCGCGATGAGCGCGCGAGCATTCGACCCGGACTGGGTGAGCGCGCTGGTCGGCTGA
- the glgX gene encoding glycogen debranching protein GlgX, which yields MTETTPTLPTVWPGNNYPLGATYDGAGTNFALFSEIADKVELCLIDNDDTETRINLDEVDGYVWHAYLPGVGPGQRYGFRVHGPFEPAAGHRCDPSKLLLDPYGKAFHGDFDFCQALFSYDMDFVNREGAEPGETGTPPMVDSLGHTMTSVVINPFFDWAFDRAPRTPYHETVIYEAHVKGLTQTHPAIPEELRGTYAGLAHPAIIEHLKSLNVTAIELMPVHQFMHDSRLLEMGLRNYWGYNTFGFFAPQHQYASSREPGGAVGEFKAMVRTFHEEGIEVILDVVYNHTAEGNHMGPTINFRGIDNAAYYRLDDEDPRFYKDFTGTGNSLNARHPHTLQLIMDSLRYWVTEMHVDGFRFDLASTLAREFYDVDRLSAFFDLVQQDPVVSQVKLIAEPWDVGEGGYQVGNFPGLWTEWNGKYRDTVRDYWRGEPATLGEFASRLTGSSDLYEATGRRPSASINFVVAHDGFTLHDLVSYNEKHNEANGENNQDGESYNRSWNCGVEGPTDDPDVLALRARQMRNILATLMVSQGTPMIAHGDEFGRTQQGNNNVYCQDSELSWMDWSLAEKNADLLAFTRKATQLRKDHPVFRRRRFFEGRPMRRGDELGDIAWLTPTGREMTQEDWDRGFDKCVAVFLNGNAIREPNARGERVVDDSFLLCFNAHEEAVDFVIPDGDYGQEWTAELDTTEPTGTPERVMQAGEKIPLSGRSLLILRKTL from the coding sequence ATGACCGAAACCACGCCGACGCTGCCCACCGTATGGCCCGGCAACAACTACCCGCTCGGTGCCACCTATGACGGCGCCGGCACCAACTTCGCGCTGTTCTCCGAGATCGCCGACAAAGTCGAGCTGTGCCTGATCGACAACGACGACACCGAAACCCGCATCAACCTCGACGAGGTCGACGGATATGTCTGGCATGCATATCTGCCCGGCGTCGGACCCGGCCAGCGCTACGGGTTTCGGGTGCACGGACCGTTCGAACCGGCCGCCGGTCATCGGTGCGACCCCAGCAAGCTGCTGCTCGACCCCTACGGCAAGGCTTTTCACGGCGACTTCGACTTCTGCCAGGCGCTGTTCTCCTACGACATGGATTTCGTCAACCGCGAAGGCGCCGAGCCCGGTGAGACCGGCACCCCGCCGATGGTCGACTCGCTGGGTCACACCATGACCAGCGTGGTCATCAACCCGTTCTTCGACTGGGCATTCGACAGGGCGCCGCGCACTCCGTATCACGAAACGGTCATCTACGAGGCGCACGTCAAGGGTCTGACTCAGACGCATCCCGCCATCCCCGAAGAGCTGCGTGGCACGTATGCCGGCCTGGCCCACCCGGCGATCATCGAGCACCTGAAGTCGCTGAACGTCACGGCGATCGAACTGATGCCGGTGCACCAGTTTATGCACGACAGCCGCCTTTTGGAGATGGGCCTGCGAAACTACTGGGGCTACAACACATTTGGCTTCTTCGCTCCGCAGCACCAATACGCGTCGTCACGTGAGCCCGGCGGTGCGGTGGGCGAATTCAAGGCGATGGTGCGTACCTTCCACGAGGAAGGCATCGAGGTCATCCTCGACGTGGTGTACAACCACACCGCCGAAGGCAACCACATGGGGCCGACCATCAACTTCCGCGGCATCGACAACGCCGCCTACTACCGCCTCGACGACGAGGACCCGCGCTTCTACAAGGACTTCACCGGCACTGGCAACAGCCTGAACGCCCGCCACCCGCATACATTGCAGCTCATCATGGACTCGCTGCGCTATTGGGTGACCGAGATGCACGTCGACGGCTTTCGTTTCGACCTTGCTTCGACGCTGGCCCGCGAGTTCTACGACGTCGACCGACTGAGCGCGTTTTTCGATCTGGTGCAGCAAGACCCGGTGGTCAGCCAAGTCAAGTTGATCGCCGAACCCTGGGATGTCGGCGAAGGCGGCTACCAAGTCGGCAACTTTCCGGGTTTGTGGACCGAGTGGAACGGGAAATACCGCGACACCGTGCGCGATTACTGGCGGGGCGAGCCCGCAACCCTAGGCGAGTTCGCCTCCCGGCTGACCGGGTCGTCGGACCTTTATGAGGCGACGGGCCGTCGGCCCAGCGCCAGCATCAACTTCGTTGTCGCCCACGACGGCTTCACCCTGCATGACTTGGTGTCCTACAACGAGAAACACAACGAGGCCAACGGCGAGAACAACCAGGACGGCGAAAGCTACAACCGGTCGTGGAACTGCGGCGTCGAAGGCCCCACCGACGACCCCGACGTGCTGGCCTTGCGTGCGCGCCAGATGCGCAACATCCTGGCCACGCTGATGGTCAGCCAGGGCACCCCGATGATCGCGCACGGCGACGAGTTCGGCCGCACCCAGCAGGGCAACAACAACGTCTACTGCCAGGACTCCGAATTGTCCTGGATGGACTGGTCGCTGGCCGAGAAAAACGCCGACCTACTGGCGTTCACTCGCAAGGCAACTCAGCTGCGCAAGGACCATCCGGTGTTTCGCCGCCGCCGCTTTTTCGAAGGCCGGCCCATGCGGCGCGGCGACGAACTCGGCGACATCGCCTGGTTGACCCCGACCGGTCGCGAAATGACACAAGAGGACTGGGACCGCGGTTTCGACAAGTGCGTCGCGGTGTTCTTGAACGGCAACGCGATCCGCGAACCGAACGCCCGTGGTGAGCGCGTCGTCGACGACTCGTTCCTGTTGTGTTTCAATGCCCACGAAGAGGCGGTGGACTTCGTCATTCCCGACGGCGACTACGGCCAGGAATGGACCGCCGAACTGGACACCACCGAACCGACTGGAACACCCGAGCGGGTCATGCAAGCCGGCGAGAAGATCCCGCTTTCGGGACGGTCATTGCTGATACTCCGAAAGACCCTGTAA
- a CDS encoding acyltransferase family protein, giving the protein MVTLAPTRPTTVSEPAPVAMGDRKSGFYRHDLDGLRGIAIALVAMFHVWFGRVSGGVDVFLALSGFFFGGKVLRAALNPTSSLSPVPEVVRLVRRLLPALVVVLAACAVLTILIQPQTRWETFADQSLASLGYYQNWELANTASDYLRAGEAVSPLQHIWSMSVQGQFYIAFLALVFGCAYLLRRSLGARLRPLFVILLTALTVASFVYAINAHHANQAIAYYDSFARAWELLLGALVGALVPYVRWPMWLRSLIAAVALAAILSCGALIDGVKEFPGPWACVPVLATVLFILAGANRYAHPSTYGQMPLPNRLMAAGPLVTLGGMAYSLYLWHWPLLIFWLVYTGHRRANFVEGTAVLLISGVLAYLTMRHVEDPLRYRAAATTKAPAVPWRTRLRRPTMALGSVVALLGVTLTATSFTWREHVTVQRADGKELSGLSARDYPGARALVKQVRVPKLRMRPTVLEAKNDLPLSTKDGCISDWTNPALINCLYGDAGATRTIALAGGSHAEHWITALDLLGRMHHFKVVTYLKMGCPLSTEEVPLIMGNNAAYPQCHEWVQKTMAKLIADRPDYVFTTSTRPWNIKPGDVMPATYIGIWQTFADNNIPVLAMRDTPWLVKDGQPFEPADCLAKGGNATSCGIKRSDVLADRNPTLDFVEQFPMLKPLDMSDAICRPDICRAVEGNVLIYHDAHHLSATYMRTMAGELGRQIAAATGWW; this is encoded by the coding sequence ATGGTGACCCTAGCCCCGACCCGCCCGACTACCGTTTCGGAGCCTGCCCCGGTCGCGATGGGTGATCGCAAGTCAGGGTTCTACCGCCACGACCTCGACGGGCTGCGCGGCATCGCCATCGCCCTGGTCGCGATGTTCCACGTCTGGTTCGGCCGCGTCTCCGGTGGCGTCGATGTGTTTTTGGCGCTGTCGGGGTTCTTCTTCGGTGGCAAGGTGCTGCGCGCCGCGCTCAATCCGACGTCATCACTATCGCCGGTGCCGGAGGTGGTCCGGCTGGTGCGACGGCTGCTGCCGGCTTTGGTGGTGGTGCTGGCCGCGTGCGCAGTGCTGACCATCCTGATCCAGCCACAGACGCGCTGGGAAACCTTTGCCGACCAGAGCCTGGCCAGCTTGGGCTACTACCAGAACTGGGAACTGGCCAACACCGCGTCCGACTATCTGCGCGCCGGTGAAGCGGTCAGCCCGCTGCAGCACATTTGGTCGATGTCCGTGCAAGGGCAGTTCTATATCGCGTTTTTGGCGCTGGTGTTCGGCTGCGCCTACTTGCTGCGGCGTTCCCTTGGTGCCCGGCTGCGGCCGCTGTTCGTGATATTGCTCACCGCGTTGACGGTGGCGTCGTTCGTCTACGCGATCAATGCGCACCACGCCAACCAGGCGATCGCCTACTACGACAGTTTCGCGCGCGCCTGGGAGCTGCTTTTGGGCGCGCTCGTCGGCGCGCTGGTCCCCTATGTCCGCTGGCCGATGTGGCTGCGCAGCCTGATCGCCGCGGTGGCGCTGGCAGCGATCCTGTCCTGCGGCGCGCTGATCGACGGGGTCAAGGAATTCCCGGGCCCATGGGCATGCGTGCCCGTCCTTGCAACCGTGCTGTTCATCCTCGCCGGAGCCAACCGATACGCGCACCCCAGCACCTACGGGCAGATGCCGCTGCCCAACCGACTGATGGCCGCCGGCCCGCTGGTGACGCTCGGCGGCATGGCGTATTCGCTGTACCTGTGGCACTGGCCGCTGCTGATCTTCTGGCTCGTCTATACCGGTCATCGGCGCGCCAACTTCGTGGAGGGCACTGCGGTGCTGCTGATCTCCGGCGTGCTGGCCTACCTGACCATGCGCCACGTCGAGGACCCGCTGCGGTATCGGGCAGCGGCCACCACGAAGGCGCCGGCCGTGCCGTGGCGCACGCGGCTGCGCCGACCGACGATGGCGCTGGGCTCGGTGGTGGCCCTGCTCGGCGTGACCTTGACCGCGACGTCGTTCACCTGGCGCGAGCATGTCACTGTGCAGCGCGCCGACGGCAAAGAGCTCAGCGGGCTCAGCGCGCGTGACTATCCGGGGGCGCGAGCGCTGGTCAAGCAGGTGCGGGTGCCCAAGCTGCGGATGCGGCCCACCGTGCTGGAAGCCAAGAACGACCTGCCGCTGTCGACGAAAGACGGCTGCATCAGCGACTGGACCAACCCCGCGCTGATCAATTGCCTGTACGGCGACGCCGGGGCCACCCGCACCATCGCGCTGGCCGGCGGCTCGCACGCCGAACACTGGATCACCGCGCTGGACCTGCTGGGCCGCATGCACCACTTCAAAGTGGTCACCTACCTCAAGATGGGCTGCCCACTGTCCACCGAGGAAGTCCCGCTGATCATGGGCAACAACGCCGCGTACCCGCAGTGCCACGAGTGGGTGCAAAAGACGATGGCCAAACTCATCGCCGACCGACCCGATTACGTGTTCACGACGTCGACCCGGCCGTGGAACATCAAACCCGGCGACGTGATGCCGGCCACCTATATCGGGATCTGGCAGACGTTCGCCGACAACAACATTCCGGTGCTGGCCATGCGCGACACGCCGTGGCTGGTCAAGGACGGCCAGCCGTTCGAACCGGCGGACTGCCTGGCCAAAGGCGGCAACGCGACATCATGCGGAATCAAACGTTCCGACGTGCTGGCGGATCGCAACCCGACGCTGGACTTCGTCGAGCAATTCCCGATGCTCAAACCGCTGGACATGAGCGACGCGATCTGCCGGCCGGACATCTGCCGCGCCGTCGAGGGAAATGTCTTGATCTACCACGACGCTCACCACCTGTCGGCCACCTACATGCGCACGATGGCCGGTGAACTCGGACGGCAGATCGCCGCGGCGACCGGCTGGTGGTGA
- a CDS encoding adenosylmethionine--8-amino-7-oxononanoate transaminase: protein MAASASRLTPEQISAIDAAHLWHPYSTIGAETVPPVVAVGAHGAWLTLIRDGKPIRVLDAMSSWWTAIHGHGHPVLDAALTAQLDTMNHVMFGGLTHEPAARLAQLLVDITPPGLETVFFCDSGSVSVEVAVKMALQYWRSRGRYGKKRLMTWRGGYHGDTFTPMSICDPDGGMHSLWTDVLASQVFAPQVPRHYDAHYSAVFETQLAEHADELAAVVVEPVVQGAGGMRFHDTRYLVDLRDMCRRHGVLLIFDEIATGFGRTGALFAADHAQVSPDIMCVGKALTGGYLSLAATLCTTEIAHTISSGAAGALMHGPTFMANPLACAVSVASVELLLQQDWRSAVAAISAGLSAGLEPARALTGVSDVRVCGAIGVIECARPVDLAVATPAALDHGVWLRPFRNLVYAMPPFICGADEIAQITSAMVQVARLVG from the coding sequence ATGGCTGCGTCTGCTTCGAGGTTGACCCCCGAGCAGATCAGCGCGATCGACGCCGCCCACCTCTGGCATCCCTACAGCACGATCGGCGCCGAGACCGTGCCGCCGGTGGTGGCGGTCGGCGCGCACGGCGCTTGGCTGACGCTGATCCGCGACGGCAAGCCGATCAGGGTGCTCGACGCGATGAGCTCGTGGTGGACCGCGATCCACGGCCACGGGCATCCGGTTCTCGACGCCGCGCTGACCGCGCAGCTGGACACGATGAACCACGTCATGTTCGGCGGCCTGACCCATGAGCCGGCGGCCCGGCTCGCACAGCTGCTCGTCGACATCACCCCGCCCGGGCTGGAGACGGTCTTCTTCTGCGACTCCGGCTCGGTGTCGGTGGAGGTCGCGGTGAAGATGGCGCTGCAGTATTGGCGCAGCCGCGGCCGGTACGGCAAGAAGCGGCTGATGACCTGGCGCGGGGGCTACCACGGCGACACCTTCACCCCGATGAGCATCTGTGACCCCGACGGCGGGATGCATTCGCTGTGGACCGACGTGCTGGCTTCCCAGGTGTTCGCTCCGCAGGTGCCCCGCCACTACGACGCGCACTACAGCGCGGTGTTCGAGACCCAGCTCGCCGAGCATGCCGACGAACTGGCAGCCGTGGTGGTCGAACCGGTCGTGCAGGGCGCGGGTGGTATGCGCTTCCACGACACCCGCTACCTGGTCGACCTGCGAGACATGTGCCGGCGGCATGGCGTCTTGCTGATCTTCGACGAGATCGCCACCGGTTTCGGGCGCACCGGAGCGCTGTTCGCGGCCGACCACGCCCAGGTCAGCCCCGACATCATGTGTGTGGGCAAGGCGCTCACCGGCGGCTATCTGAGCCTGGCCGCCACGCTGTGCACCACCGAGATCGCCCACACGATCAGCTCCGGTGCGGCCGGCGCCCTGATGCACGGACCCACCTTCATGGCCAACCCGTTGGCCTGCGCGGTCTCGGTCGCCAGCGTCGAGCTGCTGTTGCAGCAGGACTGGCGTTCTGCGGTCGCCGCGATCAGCGCCGGGCTGTCCGCGGGCCTGGAGCCCGCGCGGGCCCTGACCGGCGTGAGCGACGTGCGGGTGTGCGGCGCGATCGGCGTCATCGAATGCGCCCGGCCGGTCGATCTGGCCGTCGCCACTCCGGCCGCCCTGGACCACGGCGTATGGCTACGGCCGTTTCGCAACCTGGTCTATGCGATGCCGCCGTTCATCTGCGGGGCCGACGAGATCGCCCAGATCACCTCGGCGATGGTCCAGGTCGCCCGCCTCGTTGGCTAG